In Altererythrobacter rubellus, the following are encoded in one genomic region:
- a CDS encoding UvrD-helicase domain-containing protein, whose product MSAIKYFRVKSFDRALKKAKLGGQSRKIAQKVSAVIGSIEDKDPFAGLTTTNHGENRIPKCVKYDLGSGWRLVTVQDGRTCGFIFVGDHDAVDRFLDENRGQRFAYDSKGSLVEVPGARPVRQGGASKWADHDSHRRLTQLLGGEEDFVLEGVPIKALRQIDDLTKYSTGPEIEAAVAAIAEDGRRSFVYDVLSLICTGDEDGWTKRIAYEKGEIVDEEHLASDQEITIKDGDEIRSIRVGSPEYERYMAVLERESPWHDWFLYLHPEQEKIVLRDYDGSSQLSGVSGSGKTCVLVRRAERLAEDPRSSVLILTLNRSLAGLLQRLVDASASEALASRIKVSSFFDLAKDILVSFDPELESSLEESTWKLAEHVDEVFREYFRRWLNNEDARVLETLRRQLSARNIDAEEYLREEFDWIRSALPVDRRDEYLNVERTGRRVPIVEDRRKEVLEGLKLWEKKMRDVGVVDYLALTNRLHRHIDKLKPAYSHILIDEAQDFGTTELSIIRRLVKPGSNDLFLCGDIAQTVLPKHRSLSSAGIKIGNRDRIYQNYRNSREILTAAYALLINNLDENLFEDEGLELLDPKFANFSGSAPMALCAESLEEEIAYALQYVNERLARGVGSICIAFAGFTARDVQHFAKQCGVTALSGLYDPAESGLVFSDLEQTKGYEFDELLIVNCSEGQIPARGAPEEEAFRQGCKLYVAMTRARRALILSFNGAASPWLEAVSDTIGVDSWSELLDLESIWAYGVPQILPEANPDIVEELDLSCLAGQDYLFTAYALGLSNEAQEKLIELVDGRGAKDSNGRRIRWKSIGALAEDLGRNRQSDNYFGPKVSEEIRDNLALALPDLDLYPSLWVRKDGRLTVLE is encoded by the coding sequence ATGTCGGCTATCAAGTATTTCAGAGTAAAGAGTTTTGATAGAGCATTGAAAAAGGCAAAACTTGGTGGGCAATCAAGAAAGATAGCCCAGAAGGTAAGCGCTGTTATTGGTTCAATTGAAGATAAGGATCCATTCGCCGGGCTTACCACGACCAATCACGGAGAGAACCGGATCCCCAAATGCGTAAAGTACGACCTCGGGTCTGGCTGGAGGCTGGTCACCGTTCAGGACGGTCGCACGTGTGGCTTTATCTTTGTCGGCGATCATGACGCAGTCGACCGGTTTCTTGACGAGAACAGGGGGCAGAGGTTCGCGTACGACAGCAAAGGGTCACTTGTAGAGGTGCCGGGCGCCCGACCTGTCAGGCAGGGCGGCGCGTCCAAATGGGCCGATCATGACAGTCACCGGCGATTGACGCAGCTCCTTGGCGGTGAAGAAGACTTTGTATTGGAGGGCGTGCCGATCAAGGCGTTGCGGCAGATCGACGACTTGACGAAGTACTCCACGGGACCTGAAATCGAAGCCGCGGTAGCGGCAATAGCTGAAGATGGCAGGAGATCGTTCGTCTATGACGTCCTCTCGCTCATCTGTACGGGTGATGAAGATGGTTGGACGAAACGAATCGCCTACGAAAAAGGCGAGATCGTGGATGAAGAACATCTGGCAAGCGATCAGGAAATCACGATCAAGGATGGTGATGAAATCCGTTCAATCCGTGTCGGCTCGCCAGAGTACGAACGCTATATGGCGGTGCTTGAACGCGAGAGTCCCTGGCATGACTGGTTCCTGTATCTCCATCCCGAGCAGGAAAAGATTGTACTGAGGGACTACGACGGCTCGTCTCAGCTTTCGGGTGTGTCCGGATCCGGGAAGACCTGTGTGCTTGTTCGGAGAGCTGAGCGATTGGCAGAAGACCCTCGATCCAGCGTACTGATCCTGACCTTGAACCGTAGCCTAGCGGGCTTGCTGCAGAGGCTAGTAGATGCATCGGCGAGCGAAGCCTTGGCTTCACGCATCAAGGTCTCCTCCTTCTTCGACCTTGCCAAGGACATCCTGGTCTCGTTCGATCCAGAACTCGAGAGTTCACTTGAAGAAAGCACATGGAAGCTTGCAGAGCATGTTGATGAGGTCTTCAGGGAGTATTTTCGTCGATGGCTGAATAATGAGGATGCAAGGGTTCTCGAAACCCTTCGCAGGCAACTTTCAGCGAGAAATATAGATGCCGAGGAGTATCTCCGAGAGGAGTTCGACTGGATCCGCTCCGCGCTGCCTGTCGATCGAAGAGACGAGTATCTCAACGTTGAGCGAACAGGACGCCGGGTTCCGATCGTTGAGGATCGGAGAAAGGAAGTCCTCGAAGGCCTGAAACTCTGGGAAAAGAAAATGCGAGATGTCGGAGTAGTGGATTATCTGGCTCTGACGAACCGACTTCATCGACACATCGATAAGTTGAAGCCTGCGTACTCTCATATACTTATCGACGAAGCTCAGGATTTTGGAACAACAGAGCTTTCGATCATCAGAAGACTGGTGAAGCCGGGTTCTAACGACCTATTCCTATGTGGTGATATTGCTCAGACTGTTTTGCCAAAGCACAGGTCTCTTTCAAGTGCTGGCATCAAGATCGGAAACCGCGATAGAATTTATCAGAACTACCGTAACAGCAGAGAAATTCTCACTGCAGCTTATGCTCTGTTGATCAACAATCTCGATGAGAACCTTTTCGAGGACGAGGGTCTGGAATTGCTTGATCCGAAGTTTGCAAACTTCTCTGGTTCGGCGCCAATGGCGCTTTGCGCAGAAAGTCTCGAAGAAGAAATCGCCTATGCTCTACAGTATGTTAACGAGCGGCTGGCTCGGGGTGTTGGATCGATCTGTATTGCATTCGCTGGATTTACCGCGAGGGATGTGCAGCATTTTGCAAAGCAGTGTGGGGTGACCGCGTTAAGCGGGCTGTATGATCCGGCTGAGAGCGGACTAGTATTTTCTGATCTGGAGCAGACCAAGGGATACGAATTCGATGAGCTCTTGATTGTTAACTGCAGTGAAGGGCAGATCCCGGCTCGTGGCGCGCCTGAGGAAGAGGCTTTCAGGCAAGGCTGCAAACTTTATGTCGCTATGACGCGCGCTCGAAGAGCGTTGATACTTTCATTCAATGGTGCGGCCAGCCCATGGCTTGAGGCTGTATCTGATACGATCGGCGTAGACAGCTGGTCCGAGTTGCTCGATCTTGAGTCAATTTGGGCATACGGTGTTCCCCAGATTTTGCCTGAAGCCAATCCTGATATCGTTGAGGAACTGGATCTCTCTTGCCTTGCTGGTCAGGATTACCTTTTTACCGCATACGCCCTAGGTCTTTCAAATGAGGCTCAAGAGAAGCTCATCGAGCTTGTAGATGGTCGCGGCGCGAAAGACTCGAATGGAAGGCGAATTCGCTGGAAGTCGATAGGGGCATTGGCCGAAGACCTGGGTCGGAACCGTCAGTCCGATAACTACTTTGGACCAAAGGTCAGCGAGGAAATCAGAGACAATCTCGCATTGGCGCTACCGGATTTGGACCTTTATCCGTCCCTCTGGGTCCGGAAAGACGGGCGTTTGACTGTCCTAGAGTAG
- a CDS encoding DUF3489 domain-containing protein, translating to MTTKKTTARKTKSATVNRMLRRKNGATLAEIESATCWKPHSCRAFLSGVRRKGTAILKQTRSDGQLAYRIAAEARSCRA from the coding sequence ATGACCACGAAGAAGACGACCGCCCGCAAGACCAAATCTGCTACCGTCAATCGCATGCTGCGCCGAAAGAATGGCGCGACCCTTGCCGAGATCGAGAGCGCGACATGCTGGAAGCCGCATAGTTGCCGTGCCTTCCTGAGCGGAGTGCGCAGGAAAGGTACCGCGATCCTAAAGCAAACCCGATCGGATGGTCAGCTGGCCTACAGGATCGCGGCGGAGGCCAGATCATGCAGGGCCTGA
- a CDS encoding DUF2924 domain-containing protein produces MQGLNIDDLMTMSPPELRAAWREHFRKPAPEIGPDLLRRGLAWRVQARINGGLTTSTRKAVEKAQEQLARTGSVASPRDLAIKPGTRLVREWHGKTYHVLVLDNGFEHEGRHYESLSQIARAITGAHWSGPRFFGLKRQRSAKPRANTNG; encoded by the coding sequence ATGCAGGGCCTGAACATCGATGACCTGATGACCATGTCTCCACCAGAGCTTCGCGCCGCATGGCGTGAACATTTCAGGAAGCCTGCACCGGAAATTGGACCCGACCTGCTTCGCCGTGGGCTGGCCTGGCGGGTCCAGGCTCGTATTAACGGCGGCCTGACGACTTCAACGCGGAAGGCGGTCGAGAAGGCGCAGGAGCAGCTCGCGCGGACAGGCTCAGTCGCCTCACCCCGTGATCTTGCGATCAAACCCGGGACAAGGCTGGTCAGAGAATGGCATGGCAAGACCTATCACGTGCTCGTGCTTGATAATGGCTTCGAGCATGAGGGGCGTCATTACGAAAGCCTTTCGCAGATCGCTCGAGCCATTACCGGAGCGCATTGGTCTGGCCCGCGCTTCTTTGGATTGAAGAGACAAAGATCAGCCAAACCTCGGGCCAACACCAATGGCTGA
- a CDS encoding recombinase family protein: MAEKKRCAIYTRKSTEEGLEQDFNSLDAQREACAAFILSQAAEGWEQVCELYDDGGWSGGNMDRPALGQLLADIEAGKVDVIVVYKVDRLTRSLADFAKIVEILDEKGASFVSVTQAFNTTNSMGRLTLNVLLSFAQFEREVTGERIRDKIAASKQKGMWMGGPVPLGYRLEDRKLVIEPSEAKTVRMIFGRYVELRSMPKLVEDLAAKGVRTKQRTYRSGKIVGGIPFGKGMLGNFLKNPLYTGRVKHKDQIYDGEHEAIIPVELFEQVQQIFKENGQEWRLGRKAKNPSLLTSLITDPDGRPMTPEHSAKGSRRYRYYVTRYKPGEKTAAPWRVPAGDLDRAAIRLFGQWLQSASSDEADDIVARKALADRLGSQTIFEQRQALLDLDMRFELGAEALRILDKCGKNELSLPARIVTHGPEKRLAIPPEGSNTSSAPDPALMRLVAQAMAAQRMVLKGTEDPGVAGYSKRYLWQLLRISWLAPDIISAIVEGRHPAGLTGRRLLRAAQLPLKWSEQREFLEFS, translated from the coding sequence ATGGCTGAGAAGAAGCGCTGCGCGATCTATACCCGTAAGTCCACCGAGGAAGGTCTGGAGCAGGACTTCAACAGCCTCGATGCGCAACGAGAGGCCTGTGCTGCCTTTATCCTGAGCCAGGCAGCCGAAGGCTGGGAACAGGTTTGCGAGCTCTATGATGACGGCGGCTGGTCAGGCGGCAACATGGATCGTCCAGCGCTCGGACAGCTGCTGGCAGATATCGAGGCCGGCAAGGTCGATGTCATCGTGGTCTACAAGGTCGACCGTCTGACCCGAAGCCTCGCCGATTTCGCAAAGATCGTCGAGATCCTCGATGAGAAGGGAGCTTCCTTTGTCAGTGTCACTCAGGCGTTCAATACAACAAACTCAATGGGGCGCCTGACACTCAATGTCCTGTTGTCCTTCGCCCAGTTCGAACGCGAGGTCACCGGAGAGCGGATCAGGGACAAGATCGCGGCATCAAAGCAAAAGGGCATGTGGATGGGTGGACCGGTCCCGCTCGGATATCGGCTGGAAGACCGCAAACTAGTCATCGAGCCTTCCGAAGCGAAGACCGTTCGCATGATCTTTGGCCGTTATGTCGAACTTCGATCAATGCCGAAGCTGGTCGAGGATCTGGCAGCTAAAGGTGTTCGCACCAAGCAGAGGACATATAGGAGCGGCAAGATCGTCGGAGGCATACCGTTCGGCAAGGGCATGCTCGGGAACTTCCTAAAAAACCCGCTCTACACTGGCCGGGTCAAACACAAAGATCAGATATACGACGGCGAACACGAGGCGATCATCCCGGTCGAACTCTTCGAGCAGGTACAGCAGATCTTCAAGGAGAACGGTCAGGAATGGAGGCTGGGCAGGAAAGCGAAGAACCCGAGCCTGCTGACGTCTCTTATCACTGATCCGGATGGGCGACCCATGACACCGGAGCATTCGGCGAAAGGGAGCAGACGCTATCGCTACTATGTGACCCGCTACAAACCTGGCGAGAAGACCGCGGCGCCCTGGCGTGTGCCTGCTGGCGACCTTGATCGTGCTGCGATCCGGCTCTTCGGCCAGTGGCTGCAAAGCGCTAGCAGCGATGAAGCCGACGACATCGTTGCTCGAAAGGCACTGGCGGACCGGCTTGGAAGCCAGACCATCTTTGAACAACGTCAGGCGCTCCTCGATCTTGATATGAGGTTCGAGCTGGGTGCCGAAGCTCTTCGTATCTTGGACAAATGTGGGAAAAACGAACTATCACTTCCTGCACGGATCGTCACTCACGGCCCGGAGAAGAGGCTGGCAATTCCGCCAGAAGGCTCCAACACAAGTTCCGCGCCTGATCCGGCCCTGATGAGGCTGGTCGCTCAGGCCATGGCGGCCCAGCGGATGGTACTCAAGGGCACCGAAGATCCAGGCGTTGCAGGCTACAGCAAGCGATATCTCTGGCAGCTTCTGAGAATCAGCTGGCTCGCTCCTGACATCATCTCCGCGATAGTCGAAGGCCGGCACCCGGCCGGGCTGACCGGGCGAAGACTTCTTCGCGCAGCACAGCTACCTCTGAAATGGTCTGAGCAGCGCGAGTTTCTCGAGTTCTCCTGA
- a CDS encoding thioesterase family protein, with amino-acid sequence MSVQSFLAPITGQTAVIDLPDAENWMQGRTLYGGASALIAYTYAIRAFTDLPPLRAAQVGFVAPVGGRVELQAEIVRQGRSVTQLRSELYQDGALALTAFFLFAEPRKPNALYPTRKPSDFPPPAEESEDVMSDKGPNFLRNNFEIRRAQNVSGPGEPVVRRWARLKNREELDPISELILLGDVLPPGAMRAMQRQGPISSINWSFNLLETNPQTEDGWWVSENASQHANNGYSSERLRLWNSEGQQVIDGLQSVAIFG; translated from the coding sequence ATGTCTGTCCAATCGTTTCTTGCCCCGATCACCGGTCAAACCGCGGTGATTGATTTGCCCGATGCTGAAAACTGGATGCAGGGGCGTACGCTCTATGGCGGTGCTTCGGCACTAATTGCCTACACTTATGCAATTCGCGCTTTCACCGATCTACCACCGCTGAGAGCAGCACAAGTCGGCTTTGTTGCTCCTGTTGGAGGTAGAGTGGAACTTCAAGCAGAGATCGTACGACAAGGGCGCAGCGTCACGCAATTGCGAAGCGAACTCTATCAGGATGGCGCTTTGGCGCTTACGGCGTTCTTTCTTTTTGCTGAGCCAAGGAAGCCAAATGCGCTCTACCCGACCAGGAAACCGTCTGACTTTCCACCCCCTGCGGAAGAAAGCGAAGACGTGATGTCGGACAAGGGACCCAACTTCCTTCGCAACAATTTCGAGATTCGCCGAGCGCAGAATGTGAGTGGACCAGGCGAACCGGTTGTCAGACGCTGGGCCCGGCTCAAGAATCGCGAAGAACTGGATCCTATCAGCGAGCTTATCTTGCTGGGCGATGTATTGCCTCCTGGTGCGATGCGGGCGATGCAGCGGCAGGGTCCGATCAGTTCAATCAACTGGTCATTCAATCTGCTGGAAACCAATCCGCAGACTGAAGATGGCTGGTGGGTGTCGGAGAACGCCAGTCAGCACGCCAACAATGGGTATTCATCTGAACGCTTGCGGCTTTGGAACAGCGAAGGTCAGCAGGTTATCGACGGTCTGCAATCGGTTGCGATCTTCGGATAA
- a CDS encoding crotonase/enoyl-CoA hydratase family protein gives MQFRDRVAIALGDDGVAQVRLTRADKMNALDPDMFEAIIEAGQALHKMKGLRVVVLSGEGRAFCAGLDLSNFARKPSPDEPELTDRTHGNANRPQQVAMQWRKLPVPVIAAVHGVCFGGGLQIASGADIRIVHPDTRMAIMELKWGLVPDMGGYALWRGLVRDDVLRELVYTNREFSGTEAQGFGLATHIDSDPLEKATALADEIANRNPHAIRAAKRLHAGMVELGTDAILMEESLEQHAIKRSKNQVEAVMAGMEKRTPKFEDV, from the coding sequence ATGCAGTTTAGAGATAGGGTAGCCATCGCGTTAGGCGATGATGGAGTTGCGCAGGTCCGGCTGACCCGAGCAGACAAGATGAACGCACTCGATCCGGACATGTTCGAAGCGATTATCGAGGCCGGCCAGGCTCTTCATAAAATGAAAGGCCTTAGGGTTGTTGTACTTTCCGGCGAAGGTCGCGCATTTTGCGCAGGCCTTGATCTTTCTAACTTTGCTCGCAAGCCATCGCCGGATGAGCCAGAGTTGACTGATCGTACGCATGGCAATGCTAACCGACCACAGCAGGTCGCCATGCAATGGCGCAAGCTCCCTGTTCCCGTAATTGCTGCGGTTCATGGGGTATGCTTTGGAGGCGGCTTGCAGATTGCCAGCGGAGCGGACATCCGCATTGTTCATCCAGACACTCGTATGGCAATCATGGAATTGAAGTGGGGACTGGTCCCCGACATGGGAGGGTACGCTTTGTGGCGTGGATTGGTGCGCGATGATGTGCTGCGTGAATTGGTTTATACCAATCGCGAATTTAGCGGAACAGAGGCGCAGGGATTTGGTCTGGCCACGCATATCGATAGCGATCCGCTCGAAAAAGCTACTGCGCTCGCGGACGAAATTGCCAATCGCAACCCGCATGCGATCCGTGCTGCAAAACGGCTTCATGCCGGGATGGTTGAACTCGGTACTGACGCAATACTCATGGAAGAAAGCCTAGAGCAGCACGCGATCAAGCGCTCTAAGAATCAGGTAGAGGCGGTCATGGCCGGAATGGAAAAGCGCACACCGAAATTTGAGGATGTTTAA
- a CDS encoding LL-diaminopimelate aminotransferase, giving the protein MDTDFYRMKRLPPYVIAEVNAMRHAARQGGEDIIDLGMGNPDQPPPAHVIEKLCEVAKKPDAHGYSQSKGIPGLRKAQANYYGRRFGVELDPEREVVVTMGSKEGLASLANAITAPGDVVLAPNPSYPIHTFGFIIAGATIRSVPTTPDEQYWAALESAMNYTVPRPSLLVVNYPSNPTAEVVDLAFYERLVDWARDNEVWILSDLAYSELYYDGKPTPSIMQVKGAKDVAIEFTSMSKTYSMAGWRMGFAVGNQQLIAAMTRVKSYLDYGAFTPIQAAACAALNGPQDIVETNRQLYHKRRDVMVDAFARAGWEIPSPAASMFAWAPLPPALAHMGSLEFSKQLLTEAKVAVAAGVGYGEKGEGFVRIAMVENEQRLRQAARNIKRYFNSLGINSSAA; this is encoded by the coding sequence ATGGACACTGACTTCTACCGCATGAAGCGCTTGCCACCTTACGTCATCGCAGAAGTGAATGCGATGCGGCATGCGGCGCGTCAGGGTGGTGAGGACATCATTGATCTGGGCATGGGTAATCCTGACCAGCCGCCGCCTGCACATGTGATCGAGAAGCTGTGCGAAGTGGCTAAGAAACCGGACGCCCACGGATACTCACAGTCAAAGGGTATTCCTGGGCTGCGCAAGGCACAGGCCAATTACTACGGGCGTCGGTTCGGGGTGGAGCTCGATCCCGAGCGTGAAGTTGTCGTCACAATGGGATCAAAGGAAGGTCTTGCTAGTTTGGCCAATGCGATCACGGCGCCTGGTGACGTGGTCCTCGCGCCAAACCCATCATATCCGATCCACACCTTCGGCTTCATCATTGCCGGAGCGACAATTAGAAGCGTGCCGACCACGCCCGATGAGCAATACTGGGCCGCGCTGGAAAGCGCGATGAATTATACAGTGCCGCGTCCCAGTTTGTTGGTGGTGAACTATCCATCCAACCCGACTGCCGAAGTTGTGGATCTCGCTTTTTATGAGAGACTGGTTGATTGGGCGCGCGACAATGAAGTCTGGATATTGTCCGATTTGGCCTATTCCGAGTTGTATTATGACGGCAAACCGACGCCGTCGATCATGCAGGTGAAGGGCGCGAAGGATGTCGCGATCGAATTCACCAGCATGTCAAAGACGTATTCTATGGCTGGTTGGCGGATGGGTTTTGCAGTCGGAAATCAGCAGCTGATTGCGGCGATGACACGGGTGAAGAGCTATCTTGACTATGGCGCTTTCACGCCGATCCAGGCAGCAGCCTGTGCCGCACTTAACGGACCGCAAGATATCGTCGAAACCAATCGTCAGCTCTATCACAAGCGGCGCGATGTCATGGTAGACGCGTTTGCGCGCGCCGGGTGGGAGATTCCCTCGCCTGCTGCATCGATGTTCGCCTGGGCACCTCTGCCGCCGGCTCTGGCTCACATGGGGAGTTTGGAATTCTCCAAGCAATTGTTGACCGAGGCAAAGGTCGCAGTTGCTGCGGGCGTGGGATACGGTGAGAAAGGAGAGGGTTTTGTGCGAATCGCGATGGTCGAGAACGAGCAAAGACTCCGGCAGGCTGCCCGTAATATAAAGAGATATTTCAACTCTTTGGGTATTAACAGTTCGGCCGCTTAG
- a CDS encoding PHA/PHB synthase family protein, with the protein MANDPKDFLKDSGEPFRAFFDMQGEAMREMMGEFGMPGMENSAKLTGDAGEFAQVAREIQSMWFEFMADRTQGAGSGSNPFDPAQWLTLAQGMAKQMPTDPIETAQKMAKDSMEIWQGVLGSFIGGVTGENKPEVDPLPRKDRRFAAEEWRAHPAFALLHQTYLMMAEYFVGAAKQVEGIAPEKRKQLEFATTALVDAMSPDNFILTNPVVLKRTIETKGQNLLKGMRHLINDLKKGQLTHTDAEAFELGVNLAATPGKVVHETPLYQLVQYSPSTDEVFATPLIIFPPWINRFYILDLTAKKSFIKWAVDQGITVFVVSWKSADASMKDVVWDDYIRAQIDAIDTARERLKAPSVHTIGYCVAGTTLAATLAVLAKRGEADKVKSATFFTAQVDFEKAGELKHFINDNQLDMISSLSSDGYLDGRYLAATFNSLRGKDLIWNYVVNNYLLGEDYPAFDLLHWNGDVTNLPSKWHADYLRDLYRDNKLVVPEALSADGTPIDLTEVKTPSYIQAGREDHIAPAKSVWKATEHFKGSVTFLLAGSGHIAGVVNPPAASKYQYWTGDSRAGSLEDFIDGATEHPGSWWPHWFEWLQEQDNRKVPAKGKRIPGAKGDKVIEDAPGRYVKTR; encoded by the coding sequence ATGGCAAACGACCCGAAAGACTTTCTTAAGGACAGCGGCGAACCCTTTCGCGCCTTTTTTGATATGCAGGGCGAAGCGATGCGCGAGATGATGGGCGAGTTCGGCATGCCAGGCATGGAGAATAGCGCTAAGCTAACAGGTGATGCCGGAGAATTCGCTCAAGTTGCTCGCGAGATTCAATCGATGTGGTTTGAATTCATGGCGGATCGCACGCAAGGCGCGGGCTCTGGGTCCAATCCGTTCGATCCAGCACAATGGCTAACGCTGGCGCAAGGCATGGCAAAACAGATGCCGACGGACCCGATTGAGACCGCTCAGAAGATGGCGAAGGATTCCATGGAGATCTGGCAGGGTGTGCTGGGCAGTTTCATTGGCGGGGTCACTGGAGAGAACAAGCCTGAAGTTGACCCTCTGCCGCGCAAGGACAGGCGCTTTGCCGCAGAAGAATGGCGCGCGCATCCAGCGTTTGCCTTGCTTCACCAGACCTATCTGATGATGGCCGAATACTTCGTCGGCGCTGCCAAGCAGGTCGAAGGTATTGCTCCGGAAAAGCGCAAGCAGCTCGAGTTCGCAACCACGGCACTGGTGGACGCGATGAGCCCGGACAACTTTATCCTGACCAATCCGGTCGTGCTCAAGCGCACCATCGAGACCAAGGGTCAAAATCTGCTGAAGGGCATGCGCCACCTTATCAATGATCTTAAAAAGGGGCAGCTAACTCACACCGATGCCGAAGCCTTCGAGTTGGGCGTCAATCTGGCAGCGACGCCCGGAAAGGTAGTGCACGAAACGCCGCTCTACCAGCTTGTCCAGTATAGTCCGTCTACGGATGAGGTTTTCGCCACCCCTTTGATCATCTTCCCTCCGTGGATCAATCGTTTCTACATCCTCGATCTGACAGCCAAGAAGAGCTTCATCAAATGGGCTGTGGATCAAGGCATCACAGTGTTCGTAGTGAGCTGGAAGTCAGCCGATGCGTCAATGAAAGATGTCGTGTGGGATGACTACATCCGCGCGCAAATCGATGCGATTGATACCGCGCGAGAGCGGTTGAAGGCACCAAGCGTTCACACCATTGGCTACTGCGTTGCAGGGACGACCCTCGCAGCGACTTTGGCTGTGCTGGCGAAACGCGGCGAGGCAGACAAGGTCAAGAGCGCAACCTTCTTCACCGCTCAGGTGGATTTCGAAAAGGCTGGCGAACTTAAGCATTTCATCAATGACAACCAGCTGGACATGATCTCGAGCCTGTCCAGCGATGGGTATCTTGATGGACGCTATCTGGCGGCAACCTTCAATTCGCTGCGCGGCAAGGACCTGATCTGGAATTATGTTGTCAACAACTACCTGTTGGGTGAGGATTACCCGGCCTTCGACCTGCTGCACTGGAACGGGGATGTAACTAACCTACCAAGCAAATGGCATGCGGATTATCTGCGTGACCTCTATCGCGACAACAAGCTGGTCGTGCCAGAGGCATTGAGCGCTGATGGAACACCGATTGACCTGACCGAGGTTAAAACGCCAAGCTACATCCAGGCTGGTCGGGAAGATCACATTGCTCCAGCAAAGAGCGTTTGGAAGGCGACTGAGCATTTCAAAGGATCAGTTACCTTTCTGCTAGCAGGGTCCGGCCATATTGCCGGTGTCGTCAATCCCCCGGCCGCTAGCAAATACCAATACTGGACCGGCGACAGCCGGGCCGGTTCGCTTGAAGACTTTATAGATGGCGCAACCGAGCACCCTGGCAGTTGGTGGCCACATTGGTTCGAGTGGCTGCAAGAGCAAGACAACAGAAAAGTGCCCGCAAAGGGCAAGCGAATACCTGGCGCCAAAGGTGATAAAGTTATCGAGGACGCGCCTGGCCGCTATGTAAAGACGCGCTAA
- a CDS encoding phasin family protein, translating into MANEAKAKIDAAAEKAYAEAAAKEGVSTKAVEKAVEADAPKAKAKPAAIKKVVKAPAKKKPAKKAAPKKVAAKKAAPKKVKAAVKKAAKPTNAIAQAKDTIMATAKKAQNTDFTKTAKEALADVQTRAKTVFAKTGELASEVTEFNKGNVEAVVESGKIFFAGMQDMGRQQVAATKSVVKTVQGDFKKVAAVKSPTELVQLQGELARRNFDAAVSFGSKNTEALVKLYNDAFAPLSSRMSVAAEKLKKAA; encoded by the coding sequence ATGGCCAACGAAGCCAAAGCAAAAATCGATGCAGCCGCTGAAAAGGCCTATGCCGAAGCAGCTGCCAAAGAAGGTGTAAGCACGAAAGCGGTCGAGAAAGCCGTTGAAGCTGACGCACCAAAAGCAAAAGCAAAGCCTGCTGCGATCAAGAAAGTAGTAAAGGCTCCGGCTAAGAAGAAGCCGGCAAAGAAGGCTGCGCCAAAGAAAGTTGCAGCCAAGAAAGCTGCACCAAAGAAAGTTAAAGCTGCTGTCAAAAAGGCCGCAAAGCCAACCAACGCAATCGCACAAGCAAAGGACACCATCATGGCGACTGCTAAAAAAGCACAGAACACCGATTTCACCAAGACTGCCAAAGAAGCTTTGGCTGACGTACAGACACGCGCAAAGACTGTTTTCGCGAAGACTGGCGAGCTAGCTTCAGAAGTGACCGAATTCAACAAGGGCAACGTTGAAGCTGTTGTTGAGTCAGGCAAGATCTTCTTCGCTGGCATGCAGGACATGGGCCGCCAGCAAGTTGCTGCAACAAAGTCTGTGGTCAAAACCGTTCAAGGCGACTTCAAGAAGGTTGCTGCTGTCAAGTCACCGACCGAGCTGGTCCAACTTCAAGGCGAACTCGCACGTCGTAACTTCGACGCTGCTGTGTCTTTCGGTTCAAAGAACACCGAAGCACTCGTCAAGCTGTACAATGACGCTTTCGCGCCGCTTTCGAGCCGCATGAGCGTTGCTGCCGAGAAGCTCAAGAAGGCCGCTTAA
- the clpS gene encoding ATP-dependent Clp protease adapter ClpS yields the protein MAGAGDDDADSDIDVGIATKTKAKPKKPSQYKVLLLNDDYTPMEFVVMVLKRFFGMDLEQATRVMLHVHQKGVGVCGVFPYEVAETKVNQVMDFARQNQHPLQCTLEKD from the coding sequence ATGGCCGGGGCCGGCGATGACGATGCCGATTCTGACATTGACGTCGGCATCGCGACCAAGACCAAGGCAAAGCCCAAGAAGCCCAGCCAATACAAAGTTCTGCTGCTCAATGATGACTACACACCGATGGAGTTTGTGGTCATGGTGCTGAAGCGTTTCTTTGGCATGGACCTGGAACAGGCCACTCGCGTGATGCTGCACGTCCATCAAAAGGGCGTGGGTGTCTGCGGCGTTTTTCCCTACGAGGTTGCGGAAACCAAAGTGAACCAGGTCATGGACTTCGCGCGGCAGAACCAGCACCCGCTTCAATGTACGCTGGAGAAAGACTGA